Within Mesotoga infera, the genomic segment GACTCCTGTATGATTATATTAACTTAGCACATGGAGGTGTAGCAGTGAAAAGAATCTCTCTACTATTGGTCTTGTTTGTCTTCTCTATGATTGCGCTTGGACAATCGGAGTTCATGATACCTATGAACACCGAGGATTTCGGATTGAGAGGACCCGTTAAGTCGGCAAAAATACTATACCCTGAGAACGAAATGGATCTGGGAGTTGACGAAGAGTTCGTCCTCTCTGGATACAGTGTTCTTTCTTTTAACGAAAATGGCAGTCTTGTTTCGCAGATTGAATATGACAAAGACGGCAATGAGCAGAGTGCAATACTCTTCAATTACGACACCGATGGAAAATTGCTTTCTGTGTCTGGAAGAGAGAATGGTGTTGAGGAAAACGTCGATGAAATAAAGGTCGAAAATGGAAGAATTGCTGGAATAATCGTTGAAGACTCTGAAGGCGACTCAAATCTGGTTATGGAATATGATGAAGCCGGAAGACTGATCGCTCAGAAGATCAGTGGAATGAGCGAAGGACAGGAAATCGAGATGACCATCTCAATGAAATACGATGACAACGGAAACCTTGTTGAGGAATCCTTTGGAATGATGGGTATGGTCCTTACAAAGACCGTTTTCGAATACAACGATAAGAATCAGAGCGTTAGAGAACTAGAGTATATGTACATGTTCGCAGAACCCGGAAGCGAACCGGAACCTATTGAATCTATTCTTGAATACAACGAGATGGGCGATGTTGTTCTAAGAGTATCCGACAGTGCGTTTGGTGAAGAGAAAGAAGCCGTTGTTTACGAATATGAATACGATTCGATGGGAAACTATATACATAAGGTTGCTTACTATGTTATGGACATCGCGGAGCTCCAGAACGAAAACTGGAAAGAAACGGCAATGATTGAAGAAGAAGAGACACGAGAAATTGAGTATTACTGATTGAATCAATAAGAAAAAGAGGGTGGAAACACCCTCTTTTTAATTATGAAATCGCTTGATATAGATTCTTTTCTGTTCGTTTGCTTTGACTTCACATTCGATTTCTTTTCCACTACTTTTCACTACAGTACACACCCATAGCCACATAAAATGAGATTTTGTTAATCTAAATTGTAATGGTTAGATCAGTAACCAGTCATAATCTGTACGCACTGACAGAGCCTATAATTAGGTGCAAAATGACTTAATGATATATAGTCCGTATAGGAAAACGAAATCTCCGCATGAGGGGTAGGTGATACTATGCGGCTAAAGAAGATAATGACAATATTACTCGCTGCTATAGTGGTTCTTCTAATATTGTCTTCCTGTATCCCAAAGGATCCCGTTGCCGCTGCCACGAAGAAGTTCATTCAGTTCATAGAATCCGAAGGAGAACCCGAAGGTCCGTTCACCGGACTTCTTCTGGGTGAAGTTGGAGAGGGAGACGTTATCGGTTCTGAGACCGCTGGAGGACAACAACTTCAGTTCCAGCTGCAGGCAGTAAATCAGGCCGGCTATTTTTTCTATCTTGACGAAGCACCGGGAGCGTTCTATGATCATCCTGGAAAACTCGTTGTTATCTCCAAGAGCGGCCAGATAATTTTTGAAGAAGACACTGAAGGCTGGCCAACACTCAATGGGAATATGGTTACAGCGATGAGCGACAGGGAAGTCTATGCCACCGCAGTTATCTGGGACAAATGGAAGATGATCAAACCGATTATCACAGTAATAGATATCGATTGGATTATCCGATTTCTAAGGATAAAAGGAGCCGTAATAACCAGTGGAC encodes:
- a CDS encoding membrane-binding protein codes for the protein MKRISLLLVLFVFSMIALGQSEFMIPMNTEDFGLRGPVKSAKILYPENEMDLGVDEEFVLSGYSVLSFNENGSLVSQIEYDKDGNEQSAILFNYDTDGKLLSVSGRENGVEENVDEIKVENGRIAGIIVEDSEGDSNLVMEYDEAGRLIAQKISGMSEGQEIEMTISMKYDDNGNLVEESFGMMGMVLTKTVFEYNDKNQSVRELEYMYMFAEPGSEPEPIESILEYNEMGDVVLRVSDSAFGEEKEAVVYEYEYDSMGNYIHKVAYYVMDIAELQNENWKETAMIEEEETREIEYY